In Rhodamnia argentea isolate NSW1041297 chromosome 1, ASM2092103v1, whole genome shotgun sequence, the genomic window acaaagtcatcctagaaaaatgatttgttctttttattgCCAAAAAAAGGCCACACCCCAGTTCAAAAATTATGCTCCAATCATGATGAAAATCCGATCGCCCTTTACCAGCGAGATTTGAATTCAACCATTGAGACAAATTCATTGAAAagaattctctcaaattttgtTGTGAGACAAATTCAAGCGATATTCTCCGagtaattggttttttttttttttttggtaaggttctCTGAATAATTGTTTATCCCTTAGAACTTGTAAAGTTGTTTCCACATGAAATAAGCATCTCATGCAATATGAATTTCCTCTCAAGTTGCGAGACGTCTTCAATTCATTAGTCTAACAATCGTACACCATACACTATCGGATTCTTCATTGTTTACCCCGTTGATTACTTCGCATGCTGACTTCACAGAGAAAGACCCGCTTCCGGTACTCTCCTACAAAAGAGTATCTTCCCCATTAGAGGCTAAAGGAGGTTTGACAGTTCAAATACGAAAATTCGAGTTTCCATTCAGCACATTATCGCGAACTTTTATGTCCATCTTGGATGGCGATAATCCATCTATCGATCCGAAACCTAACATGTTCGCCATCTCCCAAACCCCATAGAAGCTCCTCCCTGTAAGGCCGACCATAAATTCACAACCACCTTCCACCAGATCGAGTCATCTTCAATTCATGTAAGTCCACCCCAATCCCAATCAGCGATCCATATTCAGCAGTCAGAACTTGTGCCACAGAGATTATTGGGTTGAGTCTTGAAGCCCCATGCCAGCTTCATCACAAATCTGTCCACTAAGTCTTCTATTCCTCCTCTCTGATTCTGATTCAAAGTGCCTCGAAGAAATTCTTCCATAAATCAAAGTCACTTTTCCACCACACATGCCCCAAAACTACCTAGAGAAGTGTTTTTCTGAATAGAAAATTTTAGCTTTAGCTTTGCTCACAATCTGTCCTAATCTGTAGGAAAAATCACCTTAAACATTCCATGATGACATCCATTTCTTCTCTCGAAGCCTTTGATATTAGTAGTACATCATCCGGAAAGATTAGATGAGAAATTCGTGGTCCACTCCtttgaaaacaagaaaagttATCCGCCGTGTTGAATTTACTGCATCATTAATAAGGCAAGATAGCATTTCCATGCATGGAAATACTTCACTAACAATCAGAGATAgtataatctcaaccgtaggTCCATGCACCATCattgcgtattttgcataaagtactcattgattggaagatcatgtggtcagaaataaaacactcaacaattttttttatttttccttttttttccttctcttttctttcctttttcccttttcttttgttttatatcCTTCCGGCAGTCCACGGTCTTGGTGATTGCCAGCAAAGGTCGTAGGCCATAGGCAAGtcggccataggcaagggtcTTGCACTTGCTGAATCTAGGCAAGGGGCCGCGAGCCCTCGCTATTGCCGGCACGGCTCCTGCCGGCCCATAGtttaaaaaaggaggaaaagaaaaatggaaaaaagaaaatttcagaaaattgttaaaataattataaaattatcaacattaaTGCCTCCGTATCACATGGGATAACCGATATCCACATCggtaattttcggccaaaattgatccgaatgactatattggcaaattattaaaaatttaaagactaaattggcatccgtaaaataagtttaggactgtttTTATAGTTATGCCAAATTATGGGGTTAaacattactttttttttgttttggttgtttGGGGGGGGAGCGAAATTTAAACATTACTTTATAGAATATATAAAGTTGAATAAGCAGATCTGCGCTATTGGACGATAAATGTCATCAATTTCTTTAAAAGCTTTAGGCTGCATTTGATTATCCGAACTTCTAGTCATAATAAGATTTGATAAGACAGGATTTCATATTCACTATTTCGTGAATCATAGTAATAAAGCCATATATTTTCCTATCGTATCCTATCAATTATTTGGTATTTACgtcatatcaatgtaaatgaacccGAAATTGCACAAAAGGAGTTGGCAAAGGTCTCTATATATAATTCACTGCTAAATCTactaagagagagaaatatgaTTCCACTTTtgcaattacaaaaaatatagTGCTTTGTTTTCTCACTACTTTCATGAAACTTCAATATGAATAACAAAGTTACAGATGAGAATGACTTTCAACTCTCTTGTTGCTTTCGTGTGCTTTTGATGTGAACGAGAGAGCAACGAAGGAGAATTCTCTCGCCGTTTTTATAGAGTTTTGATGGGAAATAAAATGCCAAGAATGAgtcatgaaaatagaaaaacttcAACGCGAACAAGAGATatagaggagaagaagaaggagagggagatggAGACGGAGACGGAGACGGAGAGGGAGACGGAGAGGGTATTTctgtttttagaaatttcatcaCCCCTCATTCTTCGAGGATTAAAGAGATCATTTTCAGTTtagaatttgttcatttaaagtGTGAGTTCTTTTACTTCATTTTCATTCACttatttttccttgtcttttcttatttttttattcccttccatcattacttaattaaaaaaattgagatatgtgaactgaaagttctaaaatttatcatgaaagtgcaattgagtcccaaaACATACAAAAAGTGTAATAAAGACCTAAAACTTTTCGGATTAGTTCAATCGAGTCCTTTATTTATCTCCTTCCAATTTGGTAATGGAAAATACTGATgtggctttttttatttttatttttcttatcttaCATGGGGATGATGTGACTGAAACacgaaaattctgatttttaatatgaattttatgcaaatttaatgaaaaataagctaaatttaaaaaaaatatgaggaaGAAGTCAAATTGGCAAGAGCCCCTAGCCCTCGCCGCTGCCGCTTCCCGGCGATGGTTGGGGATGGCTAACCAGCGGTCAGCGGCCACTGGACAGAATAAAACACAGGATAGAATAAACATTTGGCCTTGATGTATCGATTTGGTAGACCGATTTTAACATGCCCTGTACATCGAGTCTCTGCTCCCGTCGTGATTTAGATTCTCTCCCTTTCTGGGGCCAGGATCCAGCAGCTGCATCCCTCCAATGGCGACCCCACAACTCGACCCCAGAATGACTTGAACAAAAACAACACATCCCGCGAACGCTTGTTAGCATCGGATGCACGCAATGCCTACTCAAAACTTGTTATCCACATTGATGGACAATGACGCAGCGATGCGCGACTTAGCTTCGGTTTTTCGTCTTAGGTCCCCACCTTCTATTTTCACGACAAAACAAACCCATCTTAGATAAATAAATTCCAAGCTCTCGAAATCCCTCCATTCATCTCATAAAGACGAGGTGAGACACAAGCGGACGTTTTGGTGGTCGATCCGAGCAAGACATTTGTAGCATCACTTCATAGCAAGGAGAATCGAACACGTTTCGTGTGCCTAATCCACGTGGACACTATCATCAAGCCGCCCACTTTGAGTGACCCGGTCTTCCATATGACTAGATCCTCCGGAGAGAAGGAATGTGTACTTCGGTCAATGATGAGACCAGACCACGTGGCCGTGTCGTGTTCTGAACAAATGTGATGTGTGGCTGTATGGTGTCGGAATGGTCATGGTGgaagatatttttttccaaCAAGGATGGTCCTTCGTGGTCGAGAGTTTGTCGGATGGATTGGACGGATGAGAAGGATACGGGCTATGGTATAATCCTCAGTTATACGACACAATACATGACATGCAATATGTGCGTATCGCGTCTCGGTGCCATTCAAATCTCAATTACTTTTTCATAATCAATCTCATTAGCTGttatttgaaaaggaaaatcttaaaaatttgaGCTTAGAATACTGAAAATATTGTccagaaaatttttaatttattacaaatttattaattcagtcataaatcttttaattttatcaattaaatcgTAACCATTTTCACggttccggtcaattttgatcgaaaatcgctaacgtgggcACGGGACATTCTACTTAGCAcgatcggcgttgacgtggataattttaaataatattttaatattcctTTGAACTTTATTAGTTTTATTAGTTTCCTatgtaaagaaggaaaataggaaaaaaaattgaaaaaaaatttgaaaaaaatattaaaatactagtAAATTTTGTCTACATCGGCGCCAAATGTGCCATGTAGAACAATCGGCGTCTATGatagcgatttccgatcaaaattaagcggatagacttaattgcaaaacgtgaaaaagtttacaattcgattgacaaaattaaaagatttgaatttgaattgaaaaaagtgcaatatgtttaagattttttgaagaatttttccTTAGATTGTACTTACTAAGAAAATGTAAACAAATCTACTGAAATATGTTATTTTGTTGAAATAATGTCGTGCCGTgctatttttagtaattttaaatAGTGTCCTTGGACATTTCTCGGAAGAACTCTTATCTGTTTTTGGCCACGTACTAAAAGATCCTTATTTTTtccgaaccaaaaaaaagaaatcctttATCGAAATAAGTTCATAAAATTGgttaatatattttatatttgtctAATCCTCCAGAGACAAATATATCTGGAGACAAgtcaaaagagagagacttcATGGTGGCAAACCTGCAACGTTGATGCCGCAGCTACCACATATGACTCTCCCTTCTTCACACTACTTTTTGTCACCTTCAATAGTGACAGAGGTGCGGCGGTGGTGGCCCGCAGCAACGGTGGCGATGCCGCATACAGCAGTGGAGACGAGGCAAGTTTGTTTAGGATCCAAGGTTATTTGAAAGAATGGGCAGCCTTACGGCCGTTAAACACGAGATATTCGAATCTTTTGGCTCGACTAATTATCGTGACTATGCACGCAAAATCTCCGGCCCTCTTGTATCGAGCAATAATTCGTGACATAGACCAACGAAATCAACCCCAAAATTACCCGATTGGAACTGGATACGAGCATATACTAGTCAATAAGTAATTATAAAATCTTATTAAAATTGGGATTCAAAGGAATTGCATGTATTTTCTAACAAATTATCatatgaaattgaattttgaatcaTTGAAAATGATATGAGTCCCATGCCCTGCCAAACAAACAAGGGAGGAGACTCCAAGTAGTGGAGTCCGGACCCATCCTCGCATCTACTtagctactctctctctctctccaccacaACACATGAAGAAAGAAGCGGAAGTTATCGTAGTCGGCGGTGGCCCCTCCGGCATCGCCGCAGCGGGGGCCCTCTCCTCACTCTCCATCCCCTTCATCCTCCTCGAGCGCGCCGACTGCTTCGCCCCGCTGTGGCAGCGCCACGCCTACGACCGCCTCCACATCCACCTCCCCAAGCACACCTGCCAGCTCCCGCACATGCCCATCCCCGACGACTGGCCCAAGTACCCTCCCAAGTCCCTCTTCGTCCAGTACCTCCAGCGCTACGTCTCCCACTTCCGGATCAACCCGGTCTACAACCGGTCCGTCGAGTCCGCCCACTATGACGACGCCTCGGGCCGGTGGCACGTGGCGGCCAGGGACGTGTCGGCCGGCTGCGGCAGTGAGggggcggcggtggaggagTACTCTGCCAGATTCCTGGTGGTGGCGACCGGCGAGAGCTGCAACGCGTTCGTGCCGGAGGTGGAGGGGCGGGGGAGCTTTGGCGGGAAGGCGATGCACTCGACGGAGTACAAGAACGGGAAGGAGTTTGCCAAGAAGAAAGTGTTGGTGGTCGGGTCGGGCAATTCGGGTATGGAGATCGCGCTGGATCTCGCCGACCACGGAGCCATCACCTCCATCGTCGTCCGGAGTCCGGTGATTAATTCCCAGCTTTCCTCCGTACATGAAAATGGAAACAGTATGAATGCATACATATGTACACGCACCGTACTGCACATTtaaaaattgattatataacagtTTTTATTGGCTTGCCGAAAGATTAATAGTCTGATTTGGgccataaaatataattaataattaattaataattatcgtGAAATCCACCCTTTAAACGAGAATTTGTGACTCCCGGTTATTCTTCTGATGCATATGTGGATCGAACCTCTGTGTATCTCGGCGATTTGTGTGCGACTTTGCAGGTCAATTTTGTGACAAGGGAGATGTTGAACTGGGCGGTAGCGCTGTTGAAGTACTTGCGCTTCCCTTGGGTCGAGCGTTTGACGATGATGGCGAGCCGGCTGTGGTTCGGGGACATGAGCAAGTTCGGCATCCCGAAGCCGGAGGAGGGGCCTTTCACCATGAAAATGAAGTATGGCAAGTACCCTCTTGTTGATGTTGGCACTTGCAAGAAGATCAGGTCCGGAGAGATTCAGGTACTCGTGCCTCCTAATTCCTGTTATTATTAAGGTTGTTGCAAGGAAATGTGAGAAGTTTTACCTGTTGTGTGAGGCTTGAAGTTAATACGATGGAGTGCTATCTAAACCGCTTTACTGATAGCTGGATTTTGACATGAGGTAAATCTGTCATTAAGGGGTTGGCGATTTGCTTGAACGTGTGGATGATATCTTGCATTCTCCTGCAGGTTTTGCCAGCAGTCAAATGCATAAAAGGCAATGAAGTGGTCTTCGAGGATGGACGCTCGCATTCGTTCGATGCCATTGTGTTCGCCACCGGTTTCAAGCGGCCGACGAAGCAGTGGCTCAAGGTCAAGGTACTCGGTTCTCTCTCAAATTTGTCAATTGTATTAATATCATAAAGAAAGCTACTAGTCTGACAGTCTGGCAACTGTCGgtaatttcttatcatatctcaatcaatgagtgcgtTATGAAAAACACACGATGATTATGTGTGggtctacggttgagattatacGGTTTTACTGGTAGGAAAGCATTTCCCTACCGTAAATCCGTTGTTCCATCTTATTTTTACTTCATCACGCGAGAAGATAGCTCGGCCTTCTTGCtgtcttttcaattttaggttaagAGATATGGTTATAGACTCGGATGTTAATTTGACGGCTTCCAAAACAGTATCAAAACTCTATTGTGGTTGGCGCTTTTAGCCTGTTACGGTATAGAGGACAGACGGTAGATGTGCCGATGACGTTGTAGACAATTGTCCGAGACTATGATAGACTGCGATTGTTCACCTAGAGTTTTAAGTTACACAGCAGATCATGTAAGTTCTCActtcatttccctttccgatggACAGGAGGAGGATTGCCTTTTGAATGACGACGGGATCGTGAAGCCGAGTTGTCCGAACAAGTGGAAAGGAAAGAACGGCTTATATTGCGTGGGACTGTCGAGAAGGGGGTTTCTAGGAGCCACGCTCGATGCCCAGGGCGTGGCGAACGACATAAAGGGGCTTCTGTGATGTTGCCCGATACAGCGAACGAAAAATTTCCCGCCCGAAACCGTCTCTGTATGCAAATAGCAAATTAACTGATCGAGCGCTAATGAGTATCAGCAGTTGCTTGACTACTCGACGCTGAACGTCCTAGTGAAATACAATGAAACATAGCGCTTGAGCGAATCGACAAGCTTAGAGCCGACCTGCATGTTGCAGCAAAACTTGCATTCAGCAAGAAAGAATCGAAATGGTGACAATCGTCACCACGAAAGTCTTATACTAATGTATGCAATAGTGTGTATCAGATCAAACATAGCTCACGCAGTAGGAGTTATGAGCAGATACATCGCTAATACAGGAATAAAGCATTCAGAAGCTGTAAAATGGTTATTAAGATACCCGAGAGGCACTTCGGGTATgtcaatatcttttaaaaaaagtgatatAACTTCGCAAGGCTTTGTCGATGCAAATCTTGGGAGTGACTTAAATAATAGGAAGAGTACCTCGGGTAATGTTTTTACTTTAGGTGGCACTGCAATTAGTTGGATATCTAGACTTCAGACATGTGTATCTCTCTCAACTATTAAACTAGAGGATGTTGCTATATCTGAACCTAGTAAGGAGATgatttggttgaaaatttttatgaaggaGATAGACAAGGAGCAAGatagcgtttttttttttttttcccaatgacAGTCAGAGTGTTATTAATCTTGCAAGGAATCCTGTATTTCATTAAGGACAAAGCATATTGAGTTGAAGTATCATCATATTCGTGAGTTGATAGACGATGAGATATTGtcaatgaagaaaatttttggtGTAGAAAATCCAATAGACATGTTAATAAAGGTTGTCATCATTGAGAAATAGAGGCTGTGCATTGCCTCGGCCTCCATGGATAATGATGAGGGGGGCCACCGCACTAGGACAATTTTGGTTACAAAGAGGATTGAAGACTATGAAAGATTATTGTTGTTTTGAAGATCAGTCTCTAAGTGGGAGATTGATGAATCTATGGAGTCttatagagaaaagaaaaataatattaagagCAGAGCTTTTTCATGGCATAATTGTAATTATTAAGTGCAAAGCTTTTACATGGCATAGTTGTAGTTATTAATCACAAAAATTTGACATAGCATACTTGTAATTTACATCGGAACTATGTTTTCCCTAAACTCCTGCTATATATTAGGGCaatatcttttgtatttttaacgCTAAAACTTGTGATGCCGATACTAATACTGATAGTGAAGATTGCCAAGTGCGGCACTgtgatctttttcctttttgatttagAAGGGTTTTTCCACATAAAAATTCCCTcgtcttcttttctgttttttcttctcttcaaaaattcgCATTCCTAACAGTCTCAGCCAAGAATTGAAGACCACGATGAAATCTTTTTAGGCCGGAATTCATTTAAGAAACCAAAAATGGAGCCCTCGAAGCTACTTTCGTGGGTCGAGaatgaattgtttgattgcttGTCTTTAGCCACGTTGATAAATATAGTGGCCTAATCCAATTATTATCCCGTGCTACAAATCCAACCTTATTGAAAACAATAAAGAGTGATTAATGGGAGGTTGATGCATATACGCAGATGGGATGAAATTGACTCTAATAATAGGATAGAAAGTCCGTCTCAAAGGTGTATGCCGACATGCGAAGAGAGATCATAttaatataaagagcatatatgaTTCATTGCCAAGCGATACGAGACACTATTGCAATGCGCCCTCTCACTTGCAAGCTAGATTAGTTGACAGCGGCACGTGAAATTTAACCGACCGGACGGAGGCAAGATGCGACCAAGGCATAAATTGATAAGTGGAGGAaaatcacatgaatataaaataGCATATATGATCCATTCTCAATTGATGGGAGACACTTTttcaatgggaaaattgtccaaaaaatcttaaatatattcCAATTTAGCCCTCAACCTTTCAGTTTTGCAAATTAAGTCCtacatattttcatgttttgccaatttagtccatcaattcaattttggctagaaattactTATGTGGACATTAGCCATCCTACGTTGCACAACCGACGTTAATATAGACTTTTTTTAATagtactttaatatttttttattttagtaatttttccttttttttcttttcttttcttttcttttcttttctttgtgtgACCGGCGAGGGTCGTGGGCCCTCGCCGGCTACAAGTGAGGGTTGGGACGTCCCTTTGCCCGGATCTAGGCATGGCTGCCTCACCCACAACCGGCGATGGCATCCAAGCTCTCACCAACCagacagagaaaaaaataaaataaaaatcgaaaaatattaaaatattattaaaaaattgtccactttGACACGGGTCATGCCACATAGGAAGGCCATTGTTCACGTCGGCTATTTTTGGAtgaaattggccggaaggacttaatcagcaaaacatgaaaatgttcatgACTCAAGTggaaaatttaaaaggtttaggattgaattaacaaaagtttaataagtttaggactttttggacaatgttTCCTCTTTCAATATCCTCTCTCACATGCAAGTTGGAAGAGTTGACCACGACGCATGGAATTCATCCGGTAGGGATGGATGCAAACACGCAAAAAGGCACAAGCTGAATCAATCGATGGCGGCCCGTGAAAAACTATgatagaaagtccaatccaaagtTATAAGTCGATAGATGGAGGGAGATTATATGAATATTAAAGAACGCATGAGACCCGTTGTCAAATGATACGGAGCGGTaccgataaaaaaaatcaagtaccacattaaaattttctttagtGCTCGAGCGGTTAAATCACCCCGGATTCGCGTTCCGTGACAATGAAAATCATGAGAAATTCACGTGATCCTGAGGcggttaaaataaaaaaagcgaTGATGTATTGAACAAAGCTCGTTAAGAAAATACGATGCGGTTGATGCACAAAGGAAAGGTTGGTGAAAAGGTTGATATCATACAAACTGAGATATAGTCCCCAAATTATTGGAGGGGGACAAGGGAGAGGGCGGTTGAGAAAGGGAAATAACCATCGCCGGTCGCCGCCACAACCACAGCCATCGTCACCACCGTTGATTGTTGCCACCCACTCGCCGTGGCCATCGCTGCCCATCGCCAACCTCCGAACCCGCCGGCCGCGGCCAACCACTGCCCTGCGTCACCCGCCGCCGACCACTACCCACCGCCACCCACCACTCGAcgccaaagtaaaaaataaaaaatattttttttatttttaaatagtaaatcatattttctaataataatttttttacaaaaattttaaaaaattaaaaatgaagtagaaatttttcgcaGAAgattgtgttaataatattctagaagtagaaattttcaacctctATCAAACAAACTTTTGTTCtaggaatataaattttatgtagttaaaagcattttttctcaaaaactcgtccaaaacccaaaaataaaaaaaatctatttccagCCAGAAATTGGTTTCAGAaatagaatgattattattCGCACTCTTTATGTCCTGACATTAAACGTCTCTTATCACATGCGACATGGACCCACGACCTGTGGGCCCCAGGGTTTTTCCCCTTCGTTTGGTGACACGTGtggttcttttctctctctttttttgttatttaactCCATAGCTTATATGGTACATACCTAGTCCACGAACCAACGCCGGTTAAAAATTTCATACTGGTAACTTGTGATGTATTTGCTccaatttgattttgttttgcaaaaaatctcaaattagtacacctcgacacattcactcaaaactaattttcgtgtctcaaaaattccaaactagtaccCCCGACTCGAATTTATCCTTCGTTATAGTACATACGTGTCCAAAGTTGCGAAATTTTTCGTGTCGGATCCGTCTTGCAATCATTTGCCCCGCGTTTTGACACGTGTGCATTTCAACGGGGTATTGGACGAAAGTTAGTTTGGAGTGAATGTGTCGTGGGATATCGAATTGAGATTTTCTTgcgagaaaaaaattaatttgagataaataccTCCTGCAGTATCGATTTGGtgtttttaatggtattaacaCCGTCACAAGTTATCAATCCTAAGCATTGGGAACCCAGTGCCAGTCGGTCAATGCCTCTGCTTATTTTGGTCATTGGCGAGTACTTGATTCTGGAGGTGAATTACCTACCTGTTCCCTTCGATGCCTCAACAGATCTCAGACACTGATTTATGAAAACGACGTTATTAATGGTTGAGAAATCGGGGGAAATACCATGGCGGGTAGAAGATATCCTCCCGGCTTGCCTCCATACCTCCTCACCTTGTCAAATGTCGAAGGCAAAAAGAGAACGACTAACAGAGGAAATCTTTCAAAGCTCGATCAACTTGGATAAGGTTAAATAAAACTCACGCCGTTGAAAGTGACTTCAAAATGCTATATCAAGGTAAGAGAAAATGATATGCATACAACAATTTTGAGtattgtaaaaaagaaaattgttatcTATGATCTGTTCGACCCGAGATCTGAAATTACTCGGTTTTCAATTTaataaacaaacaagatcaaCTACAATAATTTACATGTAGAATCGTGCGTAATTCGATCtctactgaaaaaaaaaaaaatgatcaagaaTCACGCAGACTCAAAAAAGGAACAGGAGATTATTAGTCTTCACTCTTCACTTCATCTTTATTGATGACGCTACCCGGCCTCCTGTAGAGATGCTACGAGGGTGAAAAAAATTAGGCCAACGTCGACTGTCAGTTAA contains:
- the LOC115756740 gene encoding probable indole-3-pyruvate monooxygenase YUCCA10 → MKKEAEVIVVGGGPSGIAAAGALSSLSIPFILLERADCFAPLWQRHAYDRLHIHLPKHTCQLPHMPIPDDWPKYPPKSLFVQYLQRYVSHFRINPVYNRSVESAHYDDASGRWHVAARDVSAGCGSEGAAVEEYSARFLVVATGESCNAFVPEVEGRGSFGGKAMHSTEYKNGKEFAKKKVLVVGSGNSGMEIALDLADHGAITSIVVRSPVNFVTREMLNWAVALLKYLRFPWVERLTMMASRLWFGDMSKFGIPKPEEGPFTMKMKYGKYPLVDVGTCKKIRSGEIQVLPAVKCIKGNEVVFEDGRSHSFDAIVFATGFKRPTKQWLKVKEEDCLLNDDGIVKPSCPNKWKGKNGLYCVGLSRRGFLGATLDAQGVANDIKGLL